A stretch of Macadamia integrifolia cultivar HAES 741 chromosome 7, SCU_Mint_v3, whole genome shotgun sequence DNA encodes these proteins:
- the LOC122084512 gene encoding 3-hydroxy-3-methylglutaryl-coenzyme A reductase 1-like, producing the protein MDAYRLPEKTPTPEGPGPQQRHRQLHHSSTKADHVHHNDDNHATRPPFPRASDALPLPLYLTNGIFFTLFFSVAYFLLHRWRDKIRTSTPLHVVTLSEIAAIVSLIASFIYLLGFFGIDFVQSFTSRASHDAWDVDEDNEQFLIEENTRRGPCAASLDCSIPPPLQIIDPSLIVTPMPEEDEEVIKSVVDGTVPSYSLESRLGDCKRAAKVRREALQRMTGRSLAGLPLEGFDYASILGQCCEMPVGYIQIPVGIAGPLLLDGREYTVPMATTEGCLVASTNRGCKAIYACGGASSALLRDGMTRAPVVRFGSAKRAAELKFYLENPVNFDELAVVFNKSSRFARLQSIQCAMAGKNLYMRFTCSTGDAMGMNMVSKGVQNVLDYLQNDFPDMDVMGISGNFCSDKKPAAVNWIEGRGKSVVCEAIITEEVVRKVLKTSVSALVELNMLKNLAGSAIAGALGGFNAHASNIVTAIYIATGQDPAQNVESSHCITMMEPVNNGKDLHISVTMPSIEVGTVGGGTQLASQAACLNLLGVKGANNESAGSNARLLATIVAGSVLAGELSLMSALAAGQLVQSHMKYNRSIKDVSKAASYDR; encoded by the exons ATGGACGCTTACCGGCTACCGGAGAAAACTCCGACACCGGAAGGGCCTGGGCCTCAGCAGCGACACCGGCAACTCCATCACTCTTCAACGAAGGCTGATCATGTTCATCATAATGATGATAATCATGCTACTCGTCCTCCGTTCCCACGGGCTTCGGATGCCCTTCCGCTTCCTCTCTATCTTACTAATGGCATCTTCTTCACTCTCTTCTTCTCAGTTGCTTACTTCCTCCTCCACCGCTGGCGTGACAAGATCCGTACTTCTACCCCTCTCCATGTCGTAACCCTCTCTGAAATTGCCGCCATTGTCTCCCTCATCGCTTCCTTTATTTACCTCCTTGGTTTCTTTGGTATTGATTTCGTCCAATCCTTCACTTCTCGTGCTTCTCATGACGCCTGGGACGTCGATGAAGACAATGAGCAGTTCCTTATCGAAGAAAACACCCGCCGTGGCCCTTGCGCTGCTTCCCTAGATTGCTCCATCCCTCCTCCTTTGCAGATCATCGATCCCTCACTCATTGTCACTCCGATGCCGGAGGAAGATGAGGAGGTCATCAAATCGGTGGTTGACGGAACCGTTCCCTCTTACTCGCTTGAATCGAGGCTTGGCGATTGCAAGCGTGCCGCGAAGGTACGCCGTGAAGCGCTGCAGAGGATGACGGGAAGATCACTCGCTGGCTTGCCATTGGAGGGATTTGATTACGCTTCCATTTTGGGTCAATGCTGTGAGATGCCGGTTGGGTATATCCAGATTCCTGTGGGAATCGCTGGCCCATTGTTGCTCGATGGAAGGGAGTATACGGTGCCCATGGCCACCACTGAGGGTTGTTTGGTGGCCAGTACCAACAGGGGCTGTAAGGCCATTTACGCATGTGGTGGTGCCTCGAGCGCGTTACTCAGAGATGGGATGACTAGGGCTCCGGTTGTGAGGTTTGGCTCCGCCAAGAGAGCTGCAGAGTTGAAGTTCTACCTGGAGAACCCTGTCAATTTCGACGAGTTGGCGGTCGTTTTCAACAA ATCTAGCAGATTTGCAAGGCTTCAAAGCATCCAGTGTGCGATGGCTGGGAAGAACCTGTATATGAGATTTACCTGCAGTACTGGCGATGCTATGGGAATGAACATGGTGTCCAAGGGCGTCCAGAATGTCCTTGACTATCTTCAGAATGATTTCCCCGACATGGATGTCATGGGAATCTCTG GAAATTTCTGTTCGGACAAGAAGCCAGCTGCAGTGAACTGGATTGAAGGGCGTGGTAAATCTGTAGTCTGTGAGGCAATTATAACGGAAGAGGTGGTGAGGAAGGTTCTCAAGACCAGTGTATCTGCCCTTGTAGAGCTTAACATGCTCAAGAACCTTGCTGGCTCGGCAATTGCTGGTGCTCTTGGTGGCTTCAATGCACATGCCAGCAACATAGTCACTGCTATCTACATAGCCACTGGCCAAGATCCAGCCCAGAATGTAGAGAGTTCTCACTGCATCACAATGATGGAACCCGTGAACAATGGAAAGGACCTTCACATCTCTGTGACCATGCCTTCTATTGAG GTGGGTACAGTTGGTGGTGGGACCCAACTTGCATCTCAAGCAGCTTGTCTGAACCTATTAGGCGTGAAGGGTGCAAACAATGAGTCAGCTGGATCAAATGCAAGGCTGTTGGCCACCATTGTAGCTGGCTCCGTCCTCGCTGGGGAATTGTCCCTCATGTCTGCCCTTGCAGCTGGGCAGCTTGTTCAGAGCCACATGAAGTATAACAGATCAATCAAAGATGTCTCCAAAGCTGCCTCTTATGACAGGTAG